The Peribacillus sp. FSL E2-0218 genome contains a region encoding:
- a CDS encoding aldehyde dehydrogenase family protein produces MGTDSNRKKLFIGGEWLEGNNHYELRSPFSGKVIAQVPLAERETVLNAIECAERGAKEMRKLTALERSTILERAAALFQERLEECALILAKENAKPLKAARGEILRTIETYKFAAEEAKRIHGETIPMDAAKNGKGRFAYTKREPLGVIAAITPFNFPFNLAAHKLGPAFAAGNAVILKPASQTPLSAIMAAKIFEEAGLPKGALNVVTGKGSVVGDVLVTDPRIKMVTFTGSVDVGLGIKEKAGLKKVTLELGSNSAVIIDSADDLDAVAARCVEGSFAYSGQVCISIQRIYVHEDLHEAFLQKFTEKTKQLKMGDPESEDTDLSALIHINEAERVEKWIELARMAGTEIVYGGQRTDAVLHPTIIKNARSTQEVSCQEVFAPIVSVNAYKTWDEAIDLVNDSLYGLQAGVYTTSMPKAFDAVERLEVGGVIVNDIPSFRVDHMPYGGVKNSGTGKEGVKYSVEEMTELKLAVFTL; encoded by the coding sequence ATTGGTACAGATTCTAATAGAAAGAAATTATTCATCGGGGGCGAGTGGCTGGAAGGAAACAATCATTACGAGCTTCGGTCTCCTTTCTCCGGTAAGGTGATCGCACAAGTTCCTTTGGCAGAAAGGGAAACCGTTTTAAACGCGATCGAATGTGCCGAACGTGGTGCGAAGGAAATGAGAAAGCTAACGGCGCTTGAGCGTTCAACCATTTTGGAACGCGCAGCCGCACTATTTCAGGAAAGACTTGAGGAATGTGCATTAATACTCGCTAAAGAGAATGCCAAGCCATTGAAGGCCGCAAGGGGAGAAATCCTCCGCACGATCGAGACGTATAAGTTTGCGGCGGAGGAAGCAAAACGGATCCATGGTGAAACGATTCCGATGGATGCCGCTAAAAACGGCAAAGGCCGTTTCGCTTATACGAAGCGTGAACCGCTTGGCGTCATTGCGGCGATCACACCCTTTAACTTTCCGTTTAATTTAGCGGCACATAAGCTGGGCCCTGCGTTTGCTGCAGGTAACGCAGTCATATTAAAGCCAGCTTCACAAACGCCGTTAAGCGCAATCATGGCCGCGAAAATCTTTGAAGAAGCAGGCTTGCCTAAAGGAGCTCTCAATGTCGTCACAGGTAAGGGAAGCGTCGTCGGCGATGTTTTGGTCACTGATCCCAGAATTAAAATGGTTACGTTTACAGGAAGTGTCGACGTCGGTTTGGGAATCAAAGAAAAAGCGGGTTTGAAAAAAGTGACATTGGAGCTTGGTTCCAATTCAGCTGTCATCATAGACAGTGCTGATGACTTGGATGCCGTTGCAGCGCGTTGTGTCGAAGGTTCCTTTGCTTATTCAGGTCAGGTATGCATCTCGATCCAGCGAATTTATGTTCATGAAGATTTACATGAAGCATTTTTACAAAAATTCACTGAAAAGACGAAGCAGCTTAAAATGGGCGATCCGGAATCCGAAGATACAGACCTTTCCGCACTAATTCATATCAATGAAGCGGAACGTGTGGAAAAGTGGATTGAATTGGCTAGAATGGCTGGAACGGAAATCGTTTATGGCGGGCAAAGAACAGATGCAGTCCTTCATCCAACCATTATCAAAAATGCAAGGTCAACACAGGAAGTAAGCTGTCAAGAAGTATTTGCGCCAATCGTGTCAGTGAACGCCTATAAAACCTGGGATGAAGCCATCGACCTTGTCAATGATTCCTTATACGGCCTTCAAGCAGGGGTTTATACAACTTCGATGCCAAAAGCGTTCGATGCGGTCGAGCGGCTGGAAGTGGGCGGTGTCATCGTGAATGATATCCCATCATTCAGGGTTGACCATATGCCATATGGCGGTGTGAAAAACAGCGGCACGGGCAAAGAAGGGGTTAAATATTCAGTGGAGGAAATGACGGAATTGAAGCTTGCCGTCTTTACGCTTTGA